One Rhodothermus sp. genomic region harbors:
- a CDS encoding MOSC domain-containing protein → MAMDDTLLATYLQALEALQFEPIGRVAYLVESPAPGIHLLRAALTLEVGVGCPGDHARRHTPGREVSAMSLEVLRVLGVRPEVPGDNLILEGIDLRTLQPGDRLLVGDVVLERSDRPHHPCATFRARTDPAAFKAVAQTGLRGALFMVRKGGVVHVGNPVRKL, encoded by the coding sequence ATGGCCATGGACGACACGCTACTTGCCACCTACCTGCAGGCGCTGGAGGCGCTCCAGTTTGAGCCGATTGGTCGCGTAGCCTATCTGGTGGAAAGCCCGGCACCGGGCATACACCTGTTGCGGGCAGCATTGACGTTGGAAGTGGGGGTAGGATGTCCGGGGGATCATGCCCGTCGGCACACGCCGGGTCGTGAGGTAAGTGCCATGAGCCTGGAAGTGCTGCGCGTGTTAGGGGTACGGCCGGAGGTGCCGGGTGACAACCTGATCCTGGAAGGGATCGACCTGCGGACGCTCCAACCTGGTGATCGGCTGCTGGTGGGCGACGTGGTGCTGGAGCGCAGCGATCGGCCTCATCATCCATGTGCCACGTTCCGGGCACGCACAGATCCAGCAGCATTTAAAGCGGTTGCCCAAACAGGGCTACGCGGTGCGCTGTTCATGGTGCGCA